In a single window of the Antedon mediterranea chromosome 1, ecAntMedi1.1, whole genome shotgun sequence genome:
- the LOC140052314 gene encoding uncharacterized protein: MAGIDNGVLECMICFENFNQKNRLPKMLPCQHSLCLACVERLRDIGPSVPSSRSHNRHRVTCPECREDYELPKQGFPNNITILRLMTSENASMEVRRQMPMDASFQKTVNAVIKDKALGTISKIEELLQVTHLSSNMDVTCEPTRGQINSAFHMALDIVKNRHQECLDSLDEFAKAQEIRRRSVRRIEEFCSGTKNNLMYMDVNEARKVMETSKNCLKKLHSLTADELLLQPTFQLPNIEVILNNIGRLHTVPSQSVTAFQEVEQILTNQTNCPISNTVITTHLNIQNMTPKSEFKILRPSGVAITKDGTVVVISFDKHCGYLFSPRNPTSKCFGGNGTEKGKLWNPQGVCVNHKDEIIIVDGSKYISIYTNEGQILDCFGLECQNAKRERYIGRMRVNRGITCDHLDRIYVCGLHDNVLIFQRNGELLHNIGPRAISTSDQLIRPFGIAVYGEILYVADRNESCILVFSTAGQFRGALSGSTVGEGRLTGARHVSVDQASGIIVAADAADNSVKAYRSDGTFIAKLDMANHGIPYGLALTRDHQLIVSTSSDKIVIWSL, encoded by the exons ATGGCGGGTATAGATAATGGCGTATTAGAATGTATGATTTGTTTTGAAAACTTCAACCAAAAGAACCGTTTACCGAAGATGTTACCGTGCCAACATTCGCTTTGTTTAGCCTGTGTTGAACGTCTCCGTGACATCGGACCTAGCGTTCCTAGCTCACGATCCCATAACCGTCACAGAGTTACATGCCCAGAGTGCCGAGAAGACTACGAACTACCGAAGCAAGGATTTCCAAACAACATTACAATTCTCAGGTTGATGACGTCAGAAAATGCGTCGATGGAAGTCAGACGACAAATGCCCATGGACGCATCTTTTCAGAAGACAGTGAATGCTGTGATCAAAGATAAAGCACTAGGGACAATTTCTAAGATTGAAGAACTGTTACAAGTAACTCATCTAAGTAGTAATATGGATGTCACGTGTGAGCCTACACGGGGTCAGATTAATAGTGCGTTTCATATGGCACTGGATATTGTGAAAAATAGGCATCAGGAATGTCTTG atTCATTAGATGAATTTGCCAAAGCACAGGAAATACGAAGAAGGTCTGTCAGAAGGATTGAAGAGTTTTGCAGTGGAACAAAGAACAACCTGATGTATATGGATGTGAATGAAGCTCGCAAAGTAATGGAAACCTCGAAAAACTGTCTAAAAAAACTGCACAGTCTAACAGCAGACGAACTACTCCTGCAACCTACTTTCCAACTACCAAACATTGAGGTAATTCTGAATAATATTGGTAGGCTGCACACTGTACCTTCTCAAAGCGTCACCGCTTTCCAGGAAGTTGAACAAATTCTAACCAATCAGACAAATTGTCCAATTTCAAATACAGTTATAACAACACATTTGAATATTCAAAATATGACGCCAAAATCTGAGTTTAAAATTCTACGACCGTCTGGCGTTGCAATTACCAAGGATGGCACAGTAGTTGTCATATCATTCGATAAGCATTGTGGGTACTTGTTTTCTCCAAGAAATCCGACTTCAAAGTGTTTTGGCGGTAACGGTACAGAGAAGGGTAAACTTTGGAACCCACAAGGGGTTTGTGTCAATCACAAAGATGAGATTATCATAGTTGATGGCTCAAagtatataagtatatatacaAATGAAGGCCAGATTTTAGACTGTTTTGGTCTTGAATGTCAGAACGCTAAACGTGAACGGTATATAGGACGAATGCGCGTCAATCGTGGCATTACATGCGATCATTTGGATCGAATTTATGTTTGTGGCTTACATGACAATGTGTTGATCTTCCAAAGAAATGGCGAGTTATTACACAACATTGGTCCACGTGCGATTAGTACTAGTGACCAGTTGATTCGTCCCTTTGGAATTGCGGTTTATGGCGAGATTTTGTACGTTGCAGATCGAAATGAGAGTTGTATTTTAGTTTTTTCAACGGCAGGGCAGTTCAGAGGAGCTCTATCCGGATCAACTGTGGGTGAAGGAAGGTTAACTGGGGCTAGGCATGTGTCTGTAGACCAGGCAAGTGGTATCATCGTTGCCGCAGATGCCGCGGACAACTCGGTAAAAGCGTATCGATCTGATGGAACATTCATCGCTAAATTAGACATGGCGAACCATGGCATTCCGTACGGCCTGGCGCTTACACGCGACCATCAACTCATTGTTTCTACAAGTAGTGATAAGATAGTTATCTGGTCATTGTAa